One Alcaligenes ammonioxydans DNA segment encodes these proteins:
- a CDS encoding tyrosine-type recombinase/integrase → MTALAVHSPCAHGLWLSVTAPILRSPPAAPSFNYSPTPPTSERQWARWEEFDMANALWTIPAERMKGRLIQKQSAADHLVPLSRQSLQILDSLYSLSGRHAFLFPGVHNPRSTPISSETMNRALKIMGFGGLQTGHGFRGLASTIMNEQSGFRSEVIERQLAHRDRNKVRRAYNHAQYMAERHDLMQWWSDYLDAQLEKAPK, encoded by the coding sequence ATGACAGCGCTTGCAGTGCACAGTCCATGCGCACACGGGCTGTGGCTGAGCGTAACAGCGCCTATATTGCGAAGCCCACCCGCTGCTCCCTCATTTAATTACAGCCCCACCCCACCCACGAGCGAGCGGCAATGGGCGCGCTGGGAAGAATTCGATATGGCCAACGCCTTATGGACCATCCCCGCCGAGCGCATGAAAGGCCGGCTGATTCAAAAACAAAGCGCCGCGGATCACCTGGTGCCCCTGTCCCGCCAAAGCCTACAAATTCTTGATTCGCTGTACAGCCTATCCGGCCGGCATGCGTTTCTCTTTCCGGGTGTGCACAATCCTCGCTCTACGCCTATCAGCAGCGAGACGATGAACCGGGCTTTAAAGATTATGGGATTTGGCGGCCTGCAGACGGGCCATGGCTTTCGTGGCTTGGCTTCCACCATCATGAACGAGCAAAGCGGTTTTCGCTCAGAGGTGATTGAGCGTCAGCTGGCACACCGTGATCGCAACAAGGTGCGCCGTGCCTACAACCATGCTCAGTACATGGCCGAGCGCCATGACCTGATGCAATGGTGGTCGGATTACCTGGACGCGCAGTTGGAGAAAGCGCCAAAATAG
- the trhA gene encoding PAQR family membrane homeostasis protein TrhA yields MYYGERFNAWSHLIGAVLAIGGVSWLLVMASFTGDPWRITSTAIYGTTLVLLYLISTLYHCFQGRAKRVFRKMDHFSIYLLIAGSYTPFCLVTLRGPWGWSLFGVVWGLALIGILQDIRPRSPARVLSLVIYALMGWIVLLALEPLASSLGSQGFSWLAAGGAIYTAGIVFFVFDERFRHWHGIWHLFVLAGSAAHFLAISQYVVM; encoded by the coding sequence ATGTATTACGGTGAACGATTCAATGCCTGGTCACATTTGATCGGCGCGGTTCTGGCCATCGGCGGTGTCTCCTGGCTGCTGGTCATGGCAAGCTTTACGGGCGACCCTTGGCGCATTACCAGCACAGCCATCTATGGCACTACGCTTGTCCTGCTTTACCTGATCTCCACGCTGTACCACTGCTTCCAGGGACGAGCCAAACGCGTATTTCGCAAGATGGACCACTTTTCCATCTATTTGCTGATTGCGGGAAGTTATACCCCCTTTTGCCTGGTAACGCTGCGAGGACCTTGGGGATGGAGTCTGTTCGGCGTGGTCTGGGGTCTGGCTCTCATCGGTATCCTTCAGGATATCCGTCCACGTTCGCCAGCACGCGTCTTGTCGCTGGTCATTTATGCTCTTATGGGCTGGATTGTCTTGCTGGCGCTGGAGCCCCTGGCATCCAGTCTGGGCTCACAGGGCTTTTCCTGGTTGGCGGCAGGAGGGGCAATTTATACTGCCGGCATTGTTTTTTTCGTGTTTGACGAGCGCTTCCGACATTGGCACGGCATTTGGCATTTATTTGTACTGGCGGGCAGTGCAGCACATTTCCTGGCCATATCCCAATACGTGGTGATGTAA
- a CDS encoding cold-shock protein, whose translation MKTEIGIVKWFNNEKGFGFIAPESGGKDLFAHHSEIQGTGFKSLEENQRVSFVAGAGQKGPCATQIQIV comes from the coding sequence TTGAAAACAGAAATTGGTATCGTGAAGTGGTTCAACAACGAAAAAGGCTTCGGCTTCATCGCACCGGAAAGTGGCGGTAAAGACCTCTTCGCACACCACAGTGAAATTCAGGGTACTGGGTTTAAATCTCTCGAAGAGAATCAGCGAGTTTCTTTCGTTGCAGGCGCTGGCCAAAAAGGCCCTTGCGCTACCCAGATCCAAATCGTTTGA
- a CDS encoding NADP(H)-dependent aldo-keto reductase, with translation MEYRKLGNTDLDVSLIGLGTMTYGEQNSEAEAHAQLDLALELGVNLVDTAEMYPVPPMAATQGLTEQYIGTWLAKTGRRKDIVLASKIAGPQRDPKRPGHIRNGSTSLDRKNLEQALHDSLRRLQTDYLDLYQLHWPDRSTVTFGQRSYPWKEEDTVPIEETLAVLDDFVRQGKVRHIGVSNETPWGVSRFLELARTQSLPLIATIQNPYNLLNRVFEEGLSEFCRYEGLGLLAYSPLAMGVLTGKYDHGARPEKGRLTRYNRFTRYDAPRAREAALAYNELAREYGLTPTQLALAWVNQQAFTSSNLIGATTLEQLRENIASVDVQLNDELISKINAIHHHTPNPAP, from the coding sequence ATGGAATACCGCAAGCTGGGCAATACAGATCTGGACGTCAGCCTGATTGGTTTGGGCACCATGACGTACGGGGAACAAAACAGCGAGGCCGAGGCGCACGCTCAACTGGACCTTGCCTTGGAGCTGGGGGTAAATCTGGTGGATACCGCCGAAATGTACCCTGTCCCTCCTATGGCAGCCACACAGGGTTTGACCGAGCAATATATTGGTACCTGGCTGGCGAAAACGGGCCGTCGCAAGGATATTGTGTTGGCCAGCAAAATTGCCGGTCCGCAGCGCGACCCCAAGCGTCCCGGACACATCCGTAATGGCAGCACAAGCCTGGATCGCAAAAATCTGGAACAAGCCCTGCATGACAGTCTGCGCAGACTGCAAACCGACTACCTGGATCTGTACCAGTTGCACTGGCCAGACCGTAGCACGGTTACGTTTGGGCAGCGCAGTTACCCCTGGAAAGAGGAAGACACCGTCCCTATTGAAGAAACTCTGGCGGTACTGGACGACTTTGTACGTCAAGGCAAGGTGCGGCATATCGGTGTTTCCAATGAAACGCCCTGGGGGGTTTCCCGCTTTCTGGAATTGGCGCGCACCCAGTCCCTGCCTCTGATTGCCACCATCCAGAATCCCTACAACCTGCTGAACCGGGTGTTTGAAGAGGGCCTGTCCGAATTTTGTCGCTATGAAGGACTTGGGCTTCTGGCCTATTCGCCTTTGGCGATGGGTGTGCTAACCGGCAAATATGATCACGGCGCACGCCCCGAGAAGGGTCGCTTGACACGGTACAACCGATTCACGCGTTATGACGCGCCGCGGGCTCGTGAGGCCGCGTTGGCCTACAACGAACTAGCCCGTGAATATGGTCTGACACCGACTCAGCTGGCTTTGGCATGGGTAAACCAGCAAGCCTTTACCAGTAGCAACTTGATTGGTGCAACCACCCTGGAGCAATTGCGCGAAAACATTGCCAGCGTGGATGTTCAGCTCAATGATGAACTGATCAGCAAAATCAACGCCATTCATCACCACACGCCCAATCCGGCGCCGTAA
- a CDS encoding YkgJ family cysteine cluster protein yields the protein MTCSSLPPTPTTLLDLPGVQETTLETVLYTPPNDEIFDENPCLSCGVCCSHFRVSFYSGELSGETGGTVPVELTTQVGPLRACMKGTEQGEGRCIALRGTLGQPGIHCAIYPDRPTPCRDYQIWELDGSPNVDCQRLRAKHGLPLLPKRPLPAPPALPEHDEAA from the coding sequence ATGACTTGCTCTTCTCTCCCGCCTACCCCCACTACTTTGCTTGACTTGCCTGGCGTTCAAGAAACAACGCTGGAAACGGTGCTTTATACGCCCCCCAATGATGAGATTTTCGACGAAAACCCCTGTTTGAGCTGTGGGGTGTGCTGCTCACACTTTCGGGTTTCCTTCTATAGTGGCGAGTTAAGTGGCGAGACGGGCGGGACCGTTCCGGTCGAGTTGACCACCCAGGTCGGGCCGCTGCGCGCGTGCATGAAAGGCACAGAACAAGGTGAGGGTCGTTGCATTGCCTTGCGGGGCACCTTGGGTCAGCCAGGCATTCATTGCGCCATTTACCCGGATCGCCCTACCCCCTGTCGCGACTATCAGATCTGGGAACTGGATGGCAGCCCCAACGTCGACTGCCAACGTCTGCGGGCCAAGCACGGTTTGCCCCTGCTGCCCAAACGTCCCTTACCCGCTCCGCCCGCCTTGCCCGAGCATGATGAAGCCGCATAG
- the nadB gene encoding L-aspartate oxidase — MPRLSTKTDVLIIGAGLAGASLALSLPASMKATLLSSGAAPCSASTMALGGLAAVLSAQDSVELHIEDTLQAGAHHSDADAVRNILQAAPQAVQWLLERQVPLDRTPDGQLHLTREGGHSQRRIVHAADASGYAIMQALYPQLQQATQLLQRTNCLALALRRNEHGRVAGVDIYDKQTHRHETILADHVVLATGGLGSLYAHSTNPDTAKGEGVALAWRIGAAIRDLEFVQFHPTCLYTQGPTFLLTEALRGEGGHLLDAHGRRFMPDYDSRAELAPRDIVSRAIAAQMKQEDRAHVWLDVRHLGADTLQRHFPRALEEGLRRGLDLRQDWIPVAPAAHYSCGGIQTDLFGRTSVPGLYAIGEVACTGLHGANRLASNSLLECVVMGRAAAQAIEGSRAAHCSALTPEDERSKTAPTFAGSPHTPAPARDNNNNNNNNITCKDKGTLHRPPTPPFPTLPALQNLMQEHVGLLRNRAGLAHAIHTLSDWREQSRRLPDTVDHRIGSLHLDTAWLLAHAALARPHSLGAHFRLD; from the coding sequence ATGCCGCGCCTTAGCACAAAGACGGATGTATTGATTATTGGGGCGGGCCTGGCTGGCGCCAGTCTGGCTCTGTCTCTGCCTGCCTCCATGAAGGCAACGTTGCTGAGCAGTGGCGCGGCTCCGTGTAGCGCAAGCACGATGGCGCTGGGGGGGCTGGCTGCCGTACTCAGCGCCCAGGACAGTGTGGAGCTGCATATCGAGGACACCCTGCAGGCAGGTGCCCACCATTCCGATGCGGATGCTGTGCGCAACATCTTACAAGCCGCGCCACAAGCGGTGCAGTGGCTGCTGGAGCGCCAGGTGCCTTTGGACAGAACACCAGACGGGCAACTGCACCTGACCCGCGAAGGGGGGCACAGCCAGCGACGTATCGTGCACGCGGCGGATGCCAGTGGGTACGCCATCATGCAGGCCTTGTACCCCCAGCTACAACAAGCCACACAACTGCTCCAACGCACAAACTGCCTGGCATTGGCCTTGCGCCGGAATGAACACGGTCGTGTAGCGGGGGTTGATATTTACGACAAACAAACCCATCGTCATGAAACGATTCTAGCGGACCATGTGGTGCTGGCCACGGGCGGGCTCGGCAGTCTGTATGCCCACAGCACCAATCCCGACACCGCCAAAGGTGAAGGCGTGGCTTTGGCCTGGCGCATAGGCGCAGCAATCCGCGATCTGGAGTTCGTGCAGTTCCATCCCACCTGCCTGTACACACAAGGGCCGACGTTTCTGCTTACCGAAGCCTTGCGGGGTGAAGGTGGCCATTTACTGGATGCACATGGTCGTCGCTTCATGCCGGACTATGATTCCCGCGCCGAACTGGCCCCCCGCGATATTGTGTCGCGAGCCATTGCAGCACAAATGAAACAAGAGGACCGTGCACACGTCTGGCTGGATGTGCGCCATCTGGGTGCCGATACGTTGCAGCGGCATTTCCCACGGGCCTTGGAAGAAGGTTTACGCCGCGGCCTGGATTTACGCCAGGACTGGATACCTGTCGCGCCGGCAGCGCATTACAGCTGTGGAGGGATTCAAACCGACCTGTTCGGTCGCACGAGCGTTCCGGGTCTGTATGCGATAGGGGAAGTGGCCTGCACCGGTTTGCACGGGGCGAACCGCTTGGCCAGCAACTCGCTGCTGGAGTGCGTGGTCATGGGGCGGGCAGCAGCGCAGGCCATCGAAGGGAGCCGGGCCGCTCATTGTTCCGCCCTGACTCCCGAGGACGAAAGATCAAAAACGGCACCGACCTTCGCAGGATCACCGCACACCCCTGCGCCCGCACGCGACAACAACAACAACAACAACAACAACATTACCTGCAAAGACAAGGGAACACTGCATCGCCCACCCACACCCCCGTTCCCCACCCTGCCTGCCTTGCAAAACCTGATGCAAGAGCATGTCGGTCTGCTTCGCAATAGAGCTGGTCTGGCGCACGCCATCCACACCCTGAGCGACTGGCGAGAGCAAAGTCGCCGCCTGCCCGACACGGTCGATCATCGCATTGGCAGTCTGCACCTGGACACCGCCTGGTTGCTGGCCCACGCGGCTCTGGCCCGCCCTCACAGTCTGGGCGCGCATTTTCGGCTGGACTAG
- the nadA gene encoding quinolinate synthase NadA yields MTQRFPIDVCQPDSQDALNRQIGWHEVPSPIKSQNDKAALKQVLATELKAQDAVLVAHYYTDPDIQDLALETGGCVGDSLEMARFGQEHKASTVLVAGVGFMAESAKILSPEKRVLAVHDQATCSLDLGCAPQDFKQFCAAHPDREVVVYANTSAAVKAQADWVVTSSIALDIVRHLHAQGKKIVWAPDRHLGAYIQKQTGADMLLWQGSCLVHDEFKADGLKALMNEHPHAQVLVHPESPAAVVALADVVGSTTQLLRAAVNHPADTFIVATDQGILHAMRQQAPGKTFLAAPTAGESATCKSCAYCPWMALNSLQALQQRLSEPGPGIQIEPALQQGARRSLQRMMDFAAAHQRTLRVGADLAQHSQQFLHVGAA; encoded by the coding sequence ATGACTCAGCGTTTCCCTATTGATGTCTGTCAGCCCGATTCACAGGATGCCTTAAACCGTCAGATTGGCTGGCATGAAGTCCCATCCCCGATCAAGTCACAAAACGATAAAGCGGCTTTGAAACAAGTCTTGGCCACGGAGCTGAAGGCCCAGGATGCGGTGCTGGTGGCCCATTACTACACCGATCCCGATATTCAGGATCTGGCGCTGGAGACCGGGGGCTGCGTGGGCGACTCCTTGGAAATGGCTCGCTTTGGACAAGAGCACAAAGCCAGCACGGTCCTGGTAGCCGGTGTGGGTTTCATGGCAGAGTCCGCCAAAATCCTGAGTCCGGAAAAACGGGTCCTGGCCGTCCACGATCAAGCCACCTGCTCACTGGATCTGGGCTGCGCCCCGCAAGACTTCAAACAGTTTTGCGCCGCTCACCCGGACCGGGAGGTGGTTGTCTATGCCAATACCAGCGCGGCGGTGAAAGCTCAGGCAGACTGGGTGGTCACGTCCTCGATCGCACTGGACATCGTGCGCCATCTGCATGCGCAAGGGAAAAAAATAGTGTGGGCGCCCGATCGTCATTTAGGTGCGTACATCCAGAAGCAGACCGGAGCGGACATGCTGCTCTGGCAAGGCTCCTGTCTGGTTCACGACGAGTTCAAGGCCGACGGCTTAAAAGCGTTGATGAATGAGCATCCGCATGCTCAGGTACTGGTCCATCCAGAATCGCCAGCTGCGGTGGTGGCCTTGGCCGATGTGGTTGGTTCCACCACACAACTGCTGCGCGCCGCTGTCAACCACCCTGCCGACACCTTTATCGTGGCGACCGATCAGGGCATTTTGCATGCCATGCGTCAACAGGCCCCAGGCAAAACCTTTTTGGCCGCCCCTACAGCAGGCGAAAGCGCCACCTGCAAAAGCTGCGCCTATTGCCCCTGGATGGCGCTGAACAGTTTGCAAGCGCTGCAACAACGCTTGAGCGAGCCGGGCCCGGGTATACAAATCGAGCCCGCATTACAGCAAGGCGCACGACGCTCCCTGCAAAGGATGATGGACTTTGCAGCTGCTCATCAGAGAACACTGCGTGTAGGAGCTGATCTCGCCCAACACAGCCAGCAGTTTCTGCACGTAGGGGCCGCCTGA
- a CDS encoding response regulator transcription factor produces the protein MRLLMVEDNEDLGEAIASRLSAGGHSVEWVNTGELALRYLEMDNWDVLLLDIMLPDQDGFSILRHLRQQTPSLPVLVMTARSEIEDRVSMLDLGADDYLVKPFDLRELEARLRALMRRPATTQAEIWQLGHVSIDIAARRINSRDQTVEFGQREFCLLELLLSRAGQVVTKERLMMQLFNFDEDSSPNAVELHVSRLRRKLSDSAIRIDTVRGTGYMASLGDAR, from the coding sequence ATGCGATTACTCATGGTCGAAGACAATGAGGATTTGGGAGAAGCCATCGCCAGCCGGCTCAGCGCGGGCGGTCATAGCGTGGAGTGGGTCAACACTGGCGAGCTGGCCCTACGCTATCTGGAAATGGATAACTGGGACGTCCTGCTTTTGGACATCATGCTGCCCGATCAGGACGGTTTCAGCATTTTGCGGCATCTGCGCCAGCAAACACCCAGCCTGCCCGTGCTGGTCATGACGGCTCGTTCAGAAATCGAAGATCGTGTGTCCATGCTGGACCTGGGAGCAGACGATTATCTGGTCAAACCTTTCGATCTGCGCGAGCTGGAAGCACGGCTGCGTGCCCTGATGCGGCGGCCCGCCACCACCCAAGCGGAAATCTGGCAGTTGGGACACGTCAGCATTGACATCGCCGCCCGACGCATCAATAGCCGGGATCAGACCGTGGAATTTGGCCAGCGCGAATTCTGCTTGCTGGAGTTGCTCCTGAGTCGTGCCGGACAAGTGGTCACCAAGGAACGGTTGATGATGCAGCTGTTCAACTTCGATGAAGACTCCAGCCCCAATGCCGTGGAGCTGCATGTCTCTCGTCTGCGGCGCAAGCTTAGCGATAGTGCCATTCGCATCGACACGGTGCGGGGCACCGGTTATATGGCAAGCTTGGGTGATGCCCGCTGA